The genomic region atgcttttcCATCTCAACCTCAAAACTTGCCAAGAATATCAATCCACTATGCCATCAACTCCACTCAACAAGATGCTAGAATAGAAAGTACTCAATAACTCATTCTTGGTTTCCCATTTGAACAACTATCTTTTAGGAGCGAATTTGTtagttgtcaaaagttgtaaaTAAATGAATCTATGCCCCAAGAAGTAATATTTTAGGATTCAAGGTCGAATATGCcaatttcaaatttgaatctcCTATCTAccatggatgctcttgcatcacatatTTAAAAAAGGTTTTTCAATCAACCCCTTAAAGAATAGTGTTATCTTATCTGGATAAAGAGAAAATAATCACCCGAAACCCTAAATTACCTATCCAAACATGTATATAGATGTTGATAAATAGGACAACCATATAGAATGTAATTAAGTGGAAGAATTTTTCTTCACCTTTGTGAGCaacacctagatgcaatgagtgataAGTGTACCGtttattctcatgagagatgggttcttgtgagtttgactcaaaaactacccagttgaatcttgatagcaatatcataagaATTTTTCTATTAGAGATAAAACATATAAAGATGAATATTTTATATTgaagaatatattttttattattctcaAGGATAATGCTTGCATGAAAATGAAGCATGGTATTCCCTTAACCTATAACAGGAACATGGACATGTCTAGCTAACTTGTTTTTATCATAAACATAAGTTATATGATAACTTATGTAGAGTTATATAGGTAGTTCGGTTATCCTAGGTGACATCCATGGCATGTATATGGTATGCATAATAGGTAGGCATTAATTTAGTCTCATCATGTCATAAATTTTATTACTATAGAAGACATATATGTTTGTCTCCTTGAAGTAGATTACTATTATCAAGTGTTCTCAAGCATTTACATCATATTTACTAGTGCACTTTTATCATGGAAAACTATTTCCTTTGAATATGTCTATGAAAATAAGCTCAAGTATGATAGAATCCATGAAAATTCTTATGAAAGATTAGTGACAAAGAGTACTCACGAAAGAGAGAGATTGACTACATGAACACTTTTTCTTTGGTAGGAGTAAAAAATATTGATAGGACTATTATATAGCATTGATAAATCATTCTAATTGGTTTTCTATGAAACACATACATTAGGAATGTATTTTCAAATTTATAACTTAAGGATGAGATATACATGACTTCACCCCGCAAATTTGAGAATCAATCTTAGGAAAACATAGTTTGCAAGTTATAGAAAAGTTTTCACGGTTGAAAAATATCCAAAGAATTTATATATTAGGATTGATGAATATTTTTATgctataatatttttattatagtCCTTGTGATTTGATCTAATGCATGGAGTAAGTTGATTAAGGTGGCATAACTAATATTGTGGTCCATGTTTGATGATCCTATCATAAAAAGTCGAATAGAATTTTTTTATGATATTAAATTTAGTTTGAAGGATAGGTTCAAGATGGTGGATATTTATTTTATTTGCCACTTTCTTAGCATGTAGGTCTAGCACAAATATGAAATTTGTTCCTCTAAATTTGAGTATGCTATAGAATTGTTTAGTAAATTTAGTATGATAGTTATGAATGTATTTCCACTTCAGTCAATCTAAGGTTGAAGTCAACTAAGGATAGGAAAGTTGGTTTTTTTTATCCAACTTTATATATAAACAACTTGTTGAGGCTTTTCTACTTGAGTCGCACATGGGTGGATTTACTAATAGGAAAATTTCTACTTGGTATTTGATTTCTCCCATTTTATAAAATGTATCTATGtgtgtttatttttcttttgttgtagaATTAAAACTTGCATCACATAATAATTCAAAAAGGGAAAGTTGTGTAGATGattgaaaaataaatgataaatattattCATCTTTTAGTTTTGGCTCAATTTTATGgcatacaataaaaaaatatactATTTCCttattaaatatagaggaaaaatATGTGGTAGGaaacaataaaatagtatatttatTCTTCCTATGCGATGAAATTGAGCCAatcaaaagaggaaaacatatCTACCATTGATATTTTCAATCATTTGCAACAACTTGACCTTTTTGAATTAGAATTACGATAAAAgaataataaacacacacacacacacacacacacacacacacacacacacacacacagatttaACTATATGTGTTCATTATCATTTTGTTGTAAACTTAGCAATTGTACCATAGTATAATTCAAAAAAGGCAAGCTATGCATATAATTGAAAAATATTGATGGTAGATATCTTTCCTGTTTAGTTTCTAGCTCAATTTCATGGCATAGAATGAAGAAATTACACTATTTCCTTATTAAAAATATAGAGGCAAAATATATTGTAGGAAATAAGGTATGCAAAGATATCACTTGTTTACATGATCCATTCCTATGATACGGCAATAACATTAAATAGGAGTTTGTTAATACTATTTTGATAGTTAGAGTTTCATTCAAAACTCTCCAAAAATATAGTATTACACACTTGATTATATGTTAATGTAACCATTACATCAAATACCTAATCTAATGTTAGGTGCTCCATCTCTAGAATTGTAAGATAGATGTTGAAATATCTAATATTTTCACCAAGATTTTGTGTAGGAAATTTTGCATATCTTAAAGGTCTTTCAGATTTTAGAGAGTCCACATATAAAATTGATGTTgacattcaaattttttttttgtaaatgtgAAAACGTAAACTTTTTTAGATGCATCTTATTGAGTTTTTTAATGAGTGGTAGTAAGGGGACTCTTGATGGGTATATGATAGGAATTCAATTGTGAGATCTAATTGATTATCTTAGTTAATTGACGGTCATTGGTTGTGATGTTCTAATTTAGATTTAGTTAAATCAATGATGTGTCATTTATATCTCTGTATAAACTTATCTATAAACGAATGAATCTAACCTTAATAGTCATAAGCCTTTTGAATAATATAATCACAATCAATTATGGTTTTTCTATTTATCTTCTAGATTTATTATCTTTTTTATATTGAGTCAAAGcagaattacaaataataatagcTACAATACGTATCTAAAAGAGAAATGCATTGAACTAGATCAAATGAGTAGCAAATAGAAACCCACAAATTAAGAACAATTACAATGGGCTAGCAAGTGGCATTGTTTTGAAGAGACATGAAAAAACACTTGCAAACTAAGAACAATTACAATAGGCCAACAGGGGGCATTACAATGAAAAAACATGACGAAACACTCTGCAAAGGTTCATATTGTAGTTATTTGAAGCTAATTCGCCTtatcttgaatttgttgaagttGTGCCAAGGCTGAAGCATTCTTCTTGGATAAATATGGAAGTTGTGACAACAAAAAGGCAACTTGGTAAACCATGCTAAAGTAAAGCATTAGAATACTAGTTCCTTAAAAATAATTGCTTCAAAACACCATAGTACATATAGCCTACAAAATATGTCTCGAAACTTGTCTAATAGAAATAGCTATGATATCATCATGCAAACCAAAGCCAAAGAGAACTTCTTTCCAATTCCGCTTATGATGAAAAATTATTAGTTTTTGAATGAAAGGATAATCTCAAAATATATGCTTAAAATGTAAGACTTTACACAAAACTGTGCTCACTGCAGGTCTCTTTGACACAAATTCAAGTAAAGAGTTTATCGAGAAAGAAATCGTGAAGAGTATTGAGCTTGCAAAGGATGGGGTACATGCATTTATTCTGGTGCTATCTCTGAGAAGCCGATTTACAGAAGAAGAAGCTAGTGTTGTAGATGCATTGCAAATGCTGTTTGGAAAAGGAATTACTGACTACTTGATAGTACTGTTTACTGGTGGTGATGAACTCGACGATGATAATGATGGTTTTACTTTTAAAGACTACATAGATGAGAGCCCACCAGTTCTCAAGGTAAGAGTTTGATCCCGTTGGAATGTCCTTTTTTCATATTTCTTATATTCTTTAATAGTTATTGTGCCAAGAATGTGTTTATAGATGAGCTACATAGCTTCAATTTCACATGTAATTTATAGTGGGTTCTTGCTATTTCTTGAACTCACAAATTCTCcacttttttatattaaaaatacatTAACATGTCAAAATGGTTTACAAACATGCATTTAAGCACAATCAAAGCAAACATTTATCATCCTTGAAATAAAAGTGGAAGGGGGAACTCTATCAATATCATAGTGGAAATTAGACTTCATTATTGTTATAGGAGAATGTTTCTCTCAGACTTTATGTCAAAAATGTAAATAATGGGAATTTTATTTATATTCATTTAAGGAATTAAATAAAGAATAGGAAATTCAAGTTGATGGATTCTAAAATAATAGAAAGTGAGGTGTTTAGTTAGATAATCCAAAACTTTTAAATATATGAATCTTAAATTATTTTTTGGTACTTTGATTTTTTTAAGATATATTGTAGCATTTTATATGAAAGGTTGATTCTATTAAAgcttataaattttttttacagATGGTCATTtgcaaaatctaaatttaaaaaaaaatgaaaaaaatgatttcATAAAAGTTTTGATGGTTTTTATTTAATGATAAATCATTATAATGACTTCATTCTTTTGCTATAATATTTTATTTAGAAAATTTTCATATTTACCCATCATTAATCTATAGTAAAATTCAAGATAAATTGACAACCCAAATAGATGGCATAGTAATAATACACAAACCCTCTTTTGTGtaaatacaatttttttctaaATGGTTATGTTTGGTTATGAAATTTTTAAAAGAGTGTTTCAAGGCTATTTGGAACCTCTTTTTTGGCCATTAGATTTCTATTATGTTATATATCTTCTATATGTCATGATGGTCTAAAATTATTGAAGGCTATGTTGATAatatgtgttgttattgatgtcaacttaatgtttgacaatatgtgttgtccttgatgatgagaatgttggcatttgactgaaccggtaaagattGTTGTTGATTATGCAACTGGTATATGATTAGTtagtgattgtgatgaagagattgagattcatgtttgatgattaagttttgtattatcattgatggtaacaatgtttttatagtcatctaagtcttagaagcGAACCGGTAAGGTTTAACCAGTACAAAAGACAGTTTTAcagagaaccggtaattaggatctcaactggTAAACTGAGACACAGTTACACTTCAACAACCGGTATaggtgattcatgaagagttggatgatgtggtttcaCAACGATGATGGtgacaggtatttggagctatgttctcaaCTGCATTGGCAGATTAAACTGGATGAACGAGATTTGATTTACAGAATAGACAAACTGgtagaacacttaaccggtagtgatatagtcacttaaattggtaacacgacacaagttttaatttgttatgtcggtggtcgACATATGTAAAGTGTgcgatgtaagtttgtctagattcattgaacctaggaaattgttccaaggttgtagccaactaaatgtaaatatttataaaaagtgtgatgaggtacaAAGTCAGTATGTGTGTGAAAAGAGAATTCATGAGCGAATATTGTGAATGTGATCGTGTAGTGTTTAGGGAAGTTCTGTAATGAAGTattgttgatgttttaaggatcagaagaggatcttatcagacacaaaaggtgttacttgaagatcttatcattgttgttttcctaacagtttgcaaTAGCAAAATTCTCTAACCGCGTAGGTTCTAACAGgtcttaatttgtaaatcccctaacagtgTAGCTTTGAATcagagtctcaaatcctcttgtgaggttgatcctaacaggtcatttcTCCTAACAtggcttatcattcaaatcccttaaccgggtgactcttaaTTGGGTCTTCTCCTAATggggcatagttgtaagaccttaaccagtcaagatttctattttgtagatagtgaatcgtgtgggtaccaactcccactgtggtttttcccttttgggttttccacgtataatctcttgtgttatgtggaatttattttattgggcatttGCTTATGTGGTGATGTTtctcatatgcttgataagttttaagttgttaaagttggtgatcatatttatattatttttgcttgcactaatttacccccctctcagtgccttctaagttcatcaattggtatcagagccaaccttcttTGAGGCCTAACCGCTTGAGAAGGATTCATAAGGTAGATATGGGGGACATGAGTTATAGAGAGTTATCTCTTAAACTTGTTGAAACTGAGGATGCTCTAGAAACTTTTAGAGGTAGGTATAAAACTTTACTTGCTAAAAGGAAAGTGCTTATTGAACAACTGCTAGAAGTCTCTAACAACAACTAGAAGTCTCTAacaacaactcttctgatgaagaaaatatagatgcattggttgaggaagtggagaaactaaatggtgagaaaacTAACTCGAGGAGAGAgattgaagcccttacaatccagATGAGTCAaaaacttgaagcaaggagggcaattgaagacaagatcaaagagaaagatcatgagatctttaagataaataaggaaaatgacactctatatgcacactggcatgaggagaaacaagaaaaagaataaattaaagcaaatcttgatatggcaatggctcttagagagactcttatgaagtatAATTTGTGTTTGTAGCCTCTAACCTGTTTGATAGAGATTTGAAGTGATCTAGTGTGATTTGTGATCGGCAATTGGTTTAGATATCTTCGTCAGTGTTTGAAACCCTAGTGCTGAAGTGGGAAAAGGTATTTTTTAGAATCTAGTTATCTGTTTCTgaagattgatttgttgaaaatgGATACACCACACCTAGCCGATGTTACCGATAGGCCACGACTCGAATTCAAAAGAAATCCATTTAAATCCGAAGAAACTGATCCCGTCAGAGCCCTATCTGGAGTACCCTACGATgtattacatgttgaagatgttagatcattttaCCATTGTAAAGTGGAAGATTTGGGTATGGTTGTTATTTTTGATCAATATAGAGCactgtgtgatgaaaatggtaTCTTGAAGGAACAATACAAAAAGGTTACCgacaaagggtttcatcatgcactCAATCTCATTGATGATTTTGTGGATGAACATGTTAGATATGTGCTTAGCAATATACATGATTAGTTTATGTGGCTTGACCGACCACATAAAATCTCTAAGCAAGCTATTCACGCAGTCACCAGACTTTGTGCAATTGGTGAATTCCCTTTCCTAAGATCTATTccaaagaatgatgtagaaaagcTAACAGGATCTAAATGGGATGGCAGAGCAATGACAATGAACAATATCAGTGATCCAACAGTGAAATATACTTCAATGGTGATTTGTTACAGAGTATACTAATCAAGCAGAATGAACAGTACTGATAGCTTCTATTCATACTGCTTATCGGATGATCAtagaagatgttgattatgatttatcTGAAGCATTAAGAAGTCAATTGATGCTGAACCTAGAGGccattaagaaggacaaaagaCCGAGGTTCAAATTTTGTAAACTCATTCTTGATctatcttttattttcaaaattcttttcttggtattggtgatattcaatggattgGAGGAACACCTACtttaatgcaaatgaagaatatCATTAGGATGCTAGGTAATGATTTTcataagattgcatggggatactttaaatattttcagaagaaaatgcatgcaagagaaaggataTCGGCAGACGTAGTCAACAggtatgagaaaacaatttgcttTATGGTGGACATAAATACTtgtatgatggaagttgtagaacCCCAGACTACTTGGgttatgcccatggggtatgaagttgataaaTAACTATTAATTTCATATGTTGACCATCTACTTGGACAACCGGTTGATACCACAACAGAGAGGTTtggtacttacaaggagaaatccctacAAGTACACTCAGAACTTAACCAACCGGTGATAGCTAAGAAAATTAGAGAGCAAGTTGAAGCCTTTGCTAAGAAAGCTagattcacaaaggaagccattgctAAAGCTAGAGAAAAGCATGGTGCTCAACATGTTGGAACATCTAGTACTCCAACTGGCACCTCCATCGGTATGCAAACTAGAGTTGAAAAAGGGAAAGCTGCAGAAAAAGAGAAACCGGTAGCTATAAAGAAAGAGAAACCAATAGTAAAATCTTCAAAGATTCAATTCCAGAGAAGAGGAAAGGTTGTTGATCCTCCAATTGAACCAGTTAAAACTGGTAAAAGAAAGTAGCAACAAGCTCAGAAACTAGCACCGACAGATGCAGATGATGAAGACACCGaatctgagaaagagaagaaattcCTAAGGACTAGCTGCGAGAAATCTGAGGTAGTTGGAACCTCCACTATCAAATCTGTGGAGAAACCAGTAAATAAACCTACTTCTCTTGATAAATTGTTAAAAAGTATTATggaatatggtgttcttaagggATTGAATAAACTGTATTATAATCTTGGTGAGAATGAACAAAGGTTAATAGAAGATGTAGTTGTGTATATGATGAATACATATAGTAAAGGCCTTATTGAGCTGCAAGGGCAAATATCAAATTCATTATACAACaaaattgatgcaaggtggcaAGCTGCAATGAAACATGACAGAGAATTTTTGAGTATACACTAAAAAGTCTTAAATCGGAAGCCACAAAGGAAGaattaaatgatattttattgagtGCAAAATCTTCCTTCAGATCTAAGAAAATATTGATAAGGATGCTAATCGGTCAGACTCAATCAGTCCAACAAGAGACTGAAATTTTGTTAAAGAAGTCTTTGGGTCTAATTCCTACAGAAGAGGAATATGATAAGGATGTTGAACCTGTAAAGCTTAAAGGTGAAGATTTTCTAGAAGGTATTAAACCTACTGATTTTAAGCCCGATGACATTGTGTTAGATGACCAACCGGTGAATACACAAACAAAACCGGTGTTTattcttgatgatgataatggtgataatgttgataatattgcTGATAATATAGATGTATATGATATAGATGTTCAGATGTCTGAACAACATGAGAAGAATCAAGTACATGAAGGAAAGAAAGATgtagaagaaaagaaggatgaggagccactGGTAGATAATCAGACTGTAGATACTCAACCGCCATTGGTAATGAAAAGTAATGAAGAAAAGTAAgcagaagagaagaatgaagaaactgaaaaggaaaaggaagaagagaaaactaaaaaataaagaGGGAACAAAGGAGAATAAGGCAGAAAAGATTGAACCcatagtgacacctttgtcacttaaTTCCAAAAAGAAAGGTGTTGATGAAGAAGACAATGATGATGCATTAAGCATCCAAGGACTTCTAGACATGGATAAACTATGTTCTACtgagttaatggagattgcaactACCATTCAATCCCGAGCTAAAAaaaagaggatgaaagaacaatagAAGGAGGTAGAGACCATAAGGAGTGCAgtagatattttgtctagtctcctacctgAGACTGATATAGGAAATTTTGCCACACCTATTGACAAGCTTGTACAACTTGTTTCTGATGTCGGAGAGAAGATGAAGTCATTAGAGGATGCAACTTATGTCAATGTGGAGAATAatcaaaagaagaagaggacatagCACTTGATTTCTAAAACTGATAACTCGACCTAAAGTGGTTTTTACTGTTAATAAGGATTATTTGAAGGAAGCACCGGAAACCAGAGGTAAAATCCTCTCTACTATttcaacattttccttattttgtgctgatttgaagaagaaaagagaagaagttgAGCATGAACTTGAGGTTGTAAGTGAGTCATTTAAACCCCTTAATGACTCTTCTATTCATTTTGGAAGATCAGTTGTAGAACTTCAGCAAAAGCTGAAAGTATATAAGCAGGAATGAGTGAAGAGAGTTAGATCCCTGCAGGAACTTCAAACACAACTTATACCGAAGGTCAAAGTTTTGCAGAGAGAATACAAGGAATGTGAAGCCATTCTTGCTACACCGAAAATGAGCATTGTTGATGCTATGGAGGAGCTAGTTGGGCaaatcaagactcatgtggagatcgCAAACATAATTTTAGAGACATGGCATAATGACTTAAAAAATTTGAAGTCTCATTTTACTGATGTTTTTTCCAGAATTCATGTGTAAagactttatgactcttatatctatatatatgctctGATGCAGATTTTGATATcacatttatttttatttcatttggcattgttgtcaaagggggagtaagagttgagtcaaaattttgtatgtaattgtatttattttgttatagcatgcaattgctaagggggagtatatgtcatgtagtcaattttttttttgcacacttatttgacaaaaaaattcctaagtgttgccatcaatgccaaagggggagattgttggcatttgactgaatcgGTAAAGATTGTTGTTGATTATGCAACCAGTATATAATTAGTtagtgattgtgatgaagagattgagattcatgtttgatgactaagttttgtgttttcattgatggcaacaatgtttttgtagtcatctaagtcttagaagTTAACGGGTAAGGTTTAACTAGTACAAAAGATAGTTTTACATAGAACTGGTAATTAGGATCTCATTCTGTAAACTGAGACAGAGTTACACTCTAACAACTGGTACaggcgattcatgaagagttggatgatgcggcTTCACAAAAATGATGGtgacaggtatttggagctatgttctcaaCCGCATTGGTAGATTCAATTGGATGAGAGAGATTTGATTTACAGAGTAGACAAATTGGTTGaacacttaaccagtagtgataTTGTCACTTAaatcagtaacacgacacaagtttTAATCTGTTATATTGGTGGCTGACATATGCAAAGCGTgagatgtaagtttgtctagattcatttaacctaggaaattgttccaaggttgtagtagactaaatgtaaatgtttataaaaagtgtgatgaggtataaagttgGTATGTGTGTGAAGAGAGAATTCATGAGCGTATATTGTGAATGTGATCGTGCGGTGTTTAGGGAAGTTCTCtaatgaagtgttgttgatgttttaagaattagaagtggatcttatcagacacaaaaggtgttaCTTGAAGATATTATCATTGTTATTTTTCTAACAATGTGCAACAGCAAAATCCCCTagccaggtaggtcctaacaggccttaatctataaatcccctaatagggtagctctgaattagagtctcaaatcctcttgcgaggttgatcctaacaggtcatttcTTCTATCAGGGtttatcattcaaatcccttaaccaagtgactcttaactgggtctactcctaacaaggcatagttgtaagaccttaaccaatcaagatttctattctatagatagtgaatcttgtgggtaccaactcccaccgtggtttttcccttttgggttttccatgtataatctcttatgttatgtggaatttgttttattgggcattttcttatgtggtgatatttctcatatggttgataagttttaagttaaagttggtgatcagatttatattgtttttgcttgcattgattcaccccgccTCTAAAATTATTGAAGGCTATGttgacaatatgtgttgtcattgatgtcaacctgatgtctgacaatatgtgttgtccttgatgatgagaagttgttatgtggtctttaatgttgttgtgtttgttgttgatgtgttggtaaacaaatttgtcactgcaATTTCACTTCTAAAATTTAccctattttcttgaagatcaGTGACAACTATACCGATAGTTGGAGAGATTGCTTTGAAACTGCAATCTTTCTCTGTGTTTGACAGGGACAACTCCCTTGTATGATggggtttttggtatttttgtgcacttttaacttgaaagtacataaaagagaaaatataaAACTTAAGGAGGATGTATACCCTATTGGAAGATATATGGACACCAAATAGGACATCATAAATGATAATAAATTACATGGAGTTTTAGCACAACATATGTTTTGACATGTAATGATTATAAAAGAAGGATAATGGATCTCAACGTACAAAGTGATAAATTGCCTCAAGacat from Cryptomeria japonica chromosome 3, Sugi_1.0, whole genome shotgun sequence harbors:
- the LOC131051131 gene encoding immune-associated nucleotide-binding protein 8 translates to MEGTTLVLIGKTGNGKSATGNSILRRNEFQSRRSNKSVTSECKSGKCKWKDGRTINVVDTPGLFDTNSSKEFIEKEIVKSIELAKDGVHAFILVLSLRSRFTEEEASVVDALQMLFGKGITDYLIVLFTGGDELDDDNDGFTFKDYIDESPPVLKVRV